A single Kryptolebias marmoratus isolate JLee-2015 linkage group LG16, ASM164957v2, whole genome shotgun sequence DNA region contains:
- the arl4aa gene encoding ADP-ribosylation factor-like 4aa translates to MGNGLSEQQSFSSRMSFFQTFHIAILGLDSAGKTTVLYRLQFNEFVNTVPTKGFNSEKVKVSLGDNRTVTFHFWDVGGQEKLRPLWKSYTRCTDGIIFVVDSVDAERMEEAKTELHKITKTSENQGVPVLVVANKQDLRHCLGLDEIEKLLALKELGPATPWHLQPSCAIIGDGLNEGLDKLYDLVLKRRKMLRQQKKKR, encoded by the coding sequence ATGGGGAATGGATTGTCTGAACAACAAAGTTTTTCTTCCAGGATGTCGTTCTTTCAGACCTTTCACATTGCTATTCTTGGACTGGATTCTGCCGGGAAGACGACGGTGTTGTACCGGCTCCAGTTCAATGAGTTTGTGAACACCGTGCCCACCAAAGGCTTCAACTCGGAGAAGGTCAAAGTGAGCCTGGGCGACAACAGGACTGTTACGTTCCACTTCTGGGACGTCGGCGGTCAGGAGAAGCTCCGTCCCTTGTGGAAGTCGTACACGCGCTGCACGGACGGAATCATATTCGTGGTGGACTCCGTCGACGCGGAGCGCATGGAGGAGGCCAAGACGGAGCTGCATAAGATCACCAAGACCTCTGAGAACCAGGGGGTGCCGGTGCTGGTGGTGGCCAACAAGCAGGACTTGAGGCACTGCCTGGGACTAGATGAAATTGAGAAACTGCTGGCGCTGAAAGAACTGGGTCCTGCAACACCCTGGCACCTCCAACCGTCCTGCGCCATCATAGGCGACGGACTCAACGAGGGCCTGGACAAACTTTACGACCTGGTCCTGAAAAGGAGAAAGATGCTCcgacagcagaagaagaagagataa